One region of Malania oleifera isolate guangnan ecotype guangnan chromosome 6, ASM2987363v1, whole genome shotgun sequence genomic DNA includes:
- the LOC131157129 gene encoding mavicyanin: MNTPRMIIFYLFLLASFGTRNVNGATYTVGDSYGWTLFINSSNWAQGKEFHVGDILVFNYEKGFHNVMQVNTTAYEHCIKDPNMGLFTSGGDSLPLAEVGQMSYICGVDDHCENGQKLSINVVP, translated from the exons ATGAATACTCCCAGAATGATCATATTCTACCTTTTCCTGCTTGCTTCCTTCGGCACCCGCAACGTGAACGGAGCAACCTACACAGTTGGAGACAGTTATGGATGGACGCTCTTCATCAATTCCAGTAACTGGGCTCAAGGAAAAGAATTCCACGTTGGCGACATCCTTG TGTTCAACTATGAAAAAGGCTTTCACAACGTAATGCAGGTGAACACAACTGCATATGAACATTGCATAAAGGACCCAAACATGGGGCTGTTCACTAGTGGCGGCGACTCATTACCACTTGCAGAGGTCGGTCAAATGTCATATATATGTGGTGTGGATGATCACTGTGAAAATGGACAGAAGCTCAGCATCAATGTGGTTCCCTGA